ACTTGTAACATTACTGATAAAAACGGTAATGTCATTGCACTCAAAACCGTTACCGAAGAACAAGAAATCATGATCATTACGACAACAGGAATCGTCATTCGAATGTCTGTCGCCGATATTTCACAATACGGACGCAACACACAAGGTGTTCGATTGATTAAATTAGGTGATGGTGTCGAAGTTGCAACCATAGCAGTTGTTGACCCTGTTGACGAAGAAGAAGAGCATGAAGAAGAAGCAGAGTCACTTGGGGAAGAGTCCAATGAAGAAGAAACTTCTCAAGACGATGTTCAAAATGAATCATCAACTACCGATGATAGTAATGAAGAAGAAAAATCTGGTGATGATGAAACAAATGAAGAGTAATTAAGACGGAGGAAAATCTTTTCCTCCGTTTCTTACAATACCCACCTTACATATTTTTCAAATTATGATCATAATCGATTCACATGGAACCATGAATTAAAGGGGCGGTTAGGTTGAAAGTTCATGTACATCAATTGCATACAGGTGACATCCTTAGTGAAGATGTTTTCTCACTGACTAGTCGCCCAATAGTAGCGAGTGGAACTGAAATCAGAAATGAACATATTGAAATATTGAAAGCTTTTAACATACAAGAAGTTAATGTAAAACAGGTCCAATCAACTGATCGGCAGCAAACTGACAAATCTGAAGTGAAAGAAGAAATAACAAAACGTGACGCAGACTTCTATATGATATATACAAAAGCTGTGTCTCTATATAAGAAACAATTCAACAATTGGCAGGCTGGAATGCCGATTGATTTGTATCAAGTTCGAAAAGAAATCGTTCCATTAATAGAGGTAGCATTAGAAAAGCCCAAAACGATTTTATCCCTACATCATTTTTCGAATGTGAAGGAATATATTTATCACCATGCCATTTCGGTAGGCCTCATATCTTCATTCATAGCTAAGAAATTAGGATATACCAAAGGCGATATTATTCAGATAGGTTTAGCAGGGGCATTAATTGATTGCGGCATGTCGAAGGTGCAGCCTAGAATTCTTACAAAAAAGAGTGCACTGAACAAAGAA
This Pseudalkalibacillus berkeleyi DNA region includes the following protein-coding sequences:
- a CDS encoding HD-GYP domain-containing protein; translated protein: MKVHVHQLHTGDILSEDVFSLTSRPIVASGTEIRNEHIEILKAFNIQEVNVKQVQSTDRQQTDKSEVKEEITKRDADFYMIYTKAVSLYKKQFNNWQAGMPIDLYQVRKEIVPLIEVALEKPKTILSLHHFSNVKEYIYHHAISVGLISSFIAKKLGYTKGDIIQIGLAGALIDCGMSKVQPRILTKKSALNKEEYEEIKQHPILGYKMLKGMTGIKENVILSVLQHHEREDGSGYPLGTKGNQLDIYSRVVAIADVFHAMTSERLYRKQQSPFKVLEQMLLDQFGKFDQAILNLLVRELSHFSVGTKVKLTNHQVGEIVFIDPHSHTRPMVKIDSGEIISLKQRNDLYIEDVLS